The DNA region TCGTCTGCCCGTCCTCGCTCCGGATGGTGGTGCCATCCTGGATGCTCAGCGTGAGGCCGGGAATATGCGCCGGGCGAATGTCGGTCTTCCGCCCGGGCACGATCGGATGCAGCGTCGCATGCGTCTGCACGACCCAGATCGGATCGGGCAGCGCATTGAGTTTCTCGCTGGAGATGTTTACCAGCACTGGGTCCGCGTGCATGAGCCCGCCCAGCGAGCCATCCTTGAACCGCTTGCGGTGCGCGTCCAGCGACGCATGATCGATCTTCACCAACTGATAGCCGCTGGGCGGACCAGAGAAGACAAATTGCCCGTGCACATCGGTGGTGGTGGATTGCCCGGCCAGGGTGAGCCGGACCCCGGCCAGCGGCTTGGCATCCGTGGCGGACAACACGCGTCCCGTCAGCGGGCGTCCGGGCGCGCCAGCCGGCAGCCCGGGGGCAGTGCCGATGGTGATCGTGCTGTTTGCGGGCAGGCGGCCCGGCGCACTGGCGGTCAGCGTGACCGTCCCCGCGCCCGTCCCCGTCACATTGACGGGGGCGCTGGTCTGCCCGACAGCCAGCACCACAACGCTCGGTGCCACCGTAAGGGACCCCGTTCCACTGGGCGTCAGCGTGACGGTCACGGCCTCCGTCCCGGGAGCGGCGAGACTCACTGTCAGCGCGAGGCTCTGGCCGATGCCGACTGTGGCCGCGGCCGGAGAGAGACTCAGCCGGCCGCGCTGGGCCGTCACGGTCACCGTGGCGCGGGCGGTCAGCGAGCCGACCGTGGCCGTCATCGCGGCCGTCCCCGGCGCCATACCGGTGGCCACTCCGCCGCTGGAGAGCGTGGCGACCGTCGGCTCTGAGGACCGCCAGATGGCCTGCGCCGTCACGTCCTGCGTGGTCCCATCGGTGAAGGTCCCCGTGGCCTGAAAGGCCCGACTCTCATCCACGGCGACAGTCAACCCTGGAGGCGAGAGCGCGAGGCCCATGAGCTCGGCGGCGGTCACCGTCACAAGCGCGCCGGCCGTCCCTCCGTTCAGGGTCGCCGTGATGGTGGCTTCTCCTGGCCGTCGCGTAGCCAGCGGAACATCGGCGCCGAGCGCCCCTGCCGGAATGGTGACCGTCATGGGCACTTCTGCGACGGTCGGCGTGCTGCTCATCAGCGCCACAGCAGTGGGTTCGCTCGGCGCCGGCGAGACCGTGACGCGGAGCACGCCCGGCGTGCCGTTCGGCAGCGTCACCGCCATCGGCGTCAGCGCCACAACTTTGGGGCCCGGCCGAAGCACCTGCACCGTCGCGCTGACCGCGGCTCCCGTGGCTGCCGCTGAGATGACGGCCTCACCCGACGCAAGGCCGGTCACCGGAAACTCGGCGCTCGTCCGGCCGGCCGGGACCGTGGCCGAGCGCGGAACCTGCAGCAGCGCCGGCGCGGTGTTGGTCAAGGTGATGACCGTCTCGACGGGCTGCGCGGCATTGAGGGTCACGGTGACGCTGCCGGTCGCGCCCTGTTGGAGCATAAACGGATTGGGCACCAGCGACACGACGACGGGTGGCGGCGGAATCACCTGGATCGTGACCTTCCGGCTACTCTCGCCCACGGTGGCGGTGACGATCGCGCTGCCGGCTGCGCGTCCCGTCACGGAGAACACCGCGTGCAGGTACCCTGCGGGAATCAGGAGAATGGCCGGCGCCTCCAGCACCGTGCTCTTGTCAACCGTCAGCGCCACGGTGATATCCGTCGCCTGCACCGCGTTCAGGGTTGCCGTGATCTGACTGCTCGCCCCGCTGGTGAGATTCAACAGCGCCGGTTGCAGGCCGCTCAGCGAAGGGGCTGGCGCCACGATGCGGATAATCGCTTCCGCGACCGAGTCATTCAGGCTCGCCCGCACCATCGCCGTTCCCAGCCCGGCCGCGGCGATCGTGACCGGCGCGCTGATCTGCCCGGCCGGCACCACGACCGAGGGCGGACCTGCGACCAGTTCGCTGGGCGCTCCTGCGATCGTGACCACTGTGTCCATCGGTTGGGCCGCCGACAGGGTGACCGTCAGGGTGGTGCTGGCGCCGAGGAGAACCGGGGTCACCGGGGGCAGAAGCGACACCACTTTCGGCTGGGCAGGCGTCACCGTGACGCTGCTCGTTACGCTGGTCCCATTGAGACCAGCGACAATCTGCGCGGTGCCCGGGGTATTCGCCGTGACGGGGAGCAGCGCCGTGGTGCGTCCGGCGGGGATCATCACCTGACTGGGCACGAAGGCCACGTCCGGTGCGCTGCTGGTGATCGCGATGACGGTCTCCGTCGGCTGGATCGCATTGATCGTGACGGTGAAGGTGCTCGTGCCGCCCTGTGTGATGGTCCGCGTGGTCGGGGCCAGGCTTGTGACGGTGGGGGACTGTGCCGCGGAACCCGGTGATACCAGGATGACCGCCATGAGCAGAGCGGTGAGGGCGGCGACCAACTTAGAACTGAGATTCATGCGACTCCGTGCGAGGCTCATGGATCACCGATCGTCCGCTGCGTCCTCTCTGGTTCGCTCCGTCTGCCAACGCGCGATCGACGATCGCAACCACACGCCGGCTGCACACTCCTCTGGCACAGACGACTATCTGCTTCGCGCGAGACACATGGGCCGCCCGTGTACCGGAAATCATTCGGCCCCGCAAGCTAGCCAAATGGGATACCGCTGAAGCGGTATCCCATTTGGGAGATCAATCGACGAAATACCAGTATTGTTTCCATCCGTTGTAGGGCTTTTTCTGACTTGCGGCGCATTCAGAGTTCCCCTACTATCCGCCCTTCATCATTTCCATCGTTCTGTGTCAGAGGATCGTGCTGCTCGTGCTCGTTGTTCAGCCTCTCATCATCGGTGACGGTCATGTTGTCCAATGACGGACGCGTGCGGATCGAGTCCGTTGAGCCACTCAACGCGCTGACGGATGTCCGATCCAACCTGGGCGTACTCCTGTTTACGCTCTCGCTGCGCTTGATGTACATGAATGACGAAGCCCGTCACCTGACGCGCCGCTTGCCGCATTCTCCGATTGCCACAGGGCTGATTCCCGCGATCGTCCTGGATCTTTGTGATGATCTGTCCCGTGCGCTGAGAGCAGGAGCACAGAGCGGGGAATGGCAGGCTGTTCAACTGCGGCGCGTCGTCGATCCACTGGCGGACCCCGTCCTGCTAACAGGCTTCGGCCTGCCGAACCCGGCGCACTCTGCTCCAGGCTGGCTCCTCGTGTTGATGGAACTCTTGCCGCGTCCCGCGAATCCAAGCCCAACGACCGCTTGCCCGGTCCTTTGCCTCACGGACCGAGAGCGCGACGTGGTCGAAGGCCTGGCTGATGGGTTGACGAACAAGGAAATTGCGACGCGTCTCCAGGTGAGTCCAGGAACCGTCAAGGCACACCTCAAACGCATCATGCACAAAGCGGGGACATCGACGCGAACCGGCTTACTCGCTAAGGTATGGACCTCGCTCACACCGCTGGAGAGGATTTCGCGCGGGAGGATCGGACCGAGCACGTGAACCGGACTTGGGAGAAGCGTCCGGACCGGTGATTCAATGCGATGCACTGGAGGAGCAACGGGCGGTCTTCTCTCACGTTTCAGTGACGATCAGCGACGCCCGCTTCGGTTGTTCTCGGCAGCCTGGGGGCTGTTCGGGGTCCTGTTCTGCACAAGCGACCTGCCGGTGGCCTTAGCCGCTGTGTACCTGTGTGTTGATGCGGCCGGCCAACAGGTCCTGACCGACCGGCCCGGACAACTCTCTGGCTGCGAGGCCATGCCCGTAGACCCGGCTCTGCACGCGGGTCCTTCAGCCCTCGCCACCCCTCCGCCGTCTTCGGTTCCCCGGACAGTGATCCCCAACGATGTTGGGTCCGTGACCGAGGCGACGACGGCTTTGGAGACCACTGGCCGGGTTATCACGATCCCGGTCGAGCACATGGGTGCCGTCTTGATTGTCGCGACTCAGCTCAATCGCTCGCGCCCGGCTCGCTTGATCCTGGACACCGGGGCCTCGTACACGATCCTCTCTCGGGCCGTGGCGCTGGATCTCGGTCTGTTTTCCGATGCCCACACGGCCACCGTCACGCTCAATACGGTCGGTGGTCCGGTGCAGGCGGATGTGGTTCGCGTGGAATCCATTCGCGTGGCTGAAGCCGAGGTGCGGAACAGCCTGGCGGCGATCTATGACTTACCCGATGCGCCGGAAGGCGTCGAGGGCTTGCTGGGCTTAAGTTTTCTACGCCAGTTCGAAGTCACCCTTGATGCCGTCCAAGGCCAGTTACGACTGGGAGCGCGGCGGCAAGGAGTAACACCGAGGATCAATGAAGGCAGAGAGGAAATTGGCCCATGAGAGGCGTCTTCCTCATGATCGCGCTCGCTCTTACGGTGGTAAGCGCCGTCATGCCTGAGCTACTTTCACAGGCTCACGCCGGACTCTTTCTTTGCCGGGACACAAATGGTTCCCCGATCTATACGGACAGCCCGGCGCAACTTGAACACTGCAACTCCGTGGAGAGAGGTTCGGTCTCAGGAACGGGAAGCGCTTCCGCCACGACCTCCAGAGTGGACCCTGGCATCCCGCAATCTGTACCCTTTCCGTCCCCGAACACTTTGAGCGCCCCGCCGCCAACACCCGTTGCTGTGCCGGAGACAAACGAGCCGACACCCGAGACAGGCCTGCCGCCACCAACATCATCGGAACCAGTTCCTCCAGTTGCCGGACCAGCCCCGTCCCAACCATGCGTCCCTGGAGTGAATCCTCTCAACCCGCTCAGTGGACCGCCCTGCCTTGGTGGCGACCTGCCACCCTCTTTATCTCCGCAGCCCGCCGGTCATTCAGGTCCTCCCGATCGTTGACGATCTCCCATGCACAAGAGTCAGCCTCACATCTCTGCTGACAAACGGCGCTGGCTTCGACTAGAGAGAGGCGCGGATCATCGTTCGATCGGTCGCCATGCGTGCGCGAAAGGAACCTATAAACCAAGAGGTGAGCACAGGTGAAGTAGTCAGAACGTCACCCGATACTCGTTCCCCGCGCGGGTCCTCGCCACGCCGAAGCCGTGACCGGTCCACTCCACGGCCAGGACCATTTCCATGAGGGTGCCTCGGTCTCCGGTCAGCCGGGCGTGGCCGTAGAGGCGTTCGCCCGTGTTGCGTCCCAGCAGGGCGCCGAGGTTGGCGCGGTAGAACAGTGAGTCTTCTTTGATCAGTAAGGTCGTGAGCTTCTGGTAGCGCCCTTCGAGGGTCTCGCCGGTCGGCAGGGTGATGATGATCGTCTGCGTCAAGGGGCGATGGTCGCCTGTGAGGGTCTCGCCGGTTTTCAGATCATAGAGTGTGATCGCGGACGCGCAAGCGAAGAAAAGCGCGAGAGCGGTGAACGGAAGGAGGCGCCGGAGCATGCGGTCACGCCGATGAGGCGTTTTCCGCCGCCCTCTTCACATAGGGCTCCTGCGCCAATTCCTTGACGATGTGCTGGAGACGGGCCCATTCGTCGGGCTGCAGGCTCATGAACTCCACGCCGAACTGGTGGTTCCTCGACCATCGAACGATCGCTTGATCCACGGCGATCGGCGGTTCATGCTCGATGGCGTGGATGCGCAATTCCAATGTCGTCCCGGTCATGACCGTCACGCTGCTGTCTACGCGACAGCCGCGGATCGAGAGGTCGATCAGGCTCCCCTCCCCGCCGACCACGTTGGCGGACGTAAACGAACTCCGAAACCGCACCGGAAACCGCGGACACTGCCGCTGCTCCATTTAATCCTCCCTTACGTCCGGCCGATCGAGGCATGACATTTCGTAATTCATGAGCCTGCGGCTCACCGGTACTGCAGGAAAATGCGGGTGGCGCCGACCTGGGAGCCCGTCAGCGCGCAGCGGGGTCCCTACACCGGGCGGGGTGCGAGCTTGCACCCGTTGCAAACGGAGAGGAGCAACGGGTACCCGGCCGGTCGGTGACAGGACCCGCATTTTCTGAACAGAAGCCACACGCCATCACATCATTATCCTTTGATATTCCCGATCGGCCGCAGCTCCGCCACCTTTTTGGTGATCCCCGCCCGATCCACCGTCTCGACCACGTCCGAGATGTTCTTGTAGGCGAAGCCGGCCTCCTCCGCCAAGCCCGACATCGACACGGCCTTCACGAGAATCCCCCGCTGCTTCATGTCCCGCTGGAGTTGCTCGCCGCGGACGGATTTTTTCGCCTGCGCCCGCGACATCGTCCGGCCGGAGCCGTGCATAGTCGAGCCGAACGTCTCTTGCATCGCGCGTTCGGTGCCGACCAGAAGGTAGGAGCCTGTTTCCATCGACCCTCCGCAGATCACCGGTTGCCCGGTTGCTCGATACATCTCCGGCAGCTCGGGCCGGCCGGGACCGAAGGCCCTGGTCGACCCCTTTCGATGGACGACCAATTCCCCTTCCGGGTAGCGTTCCACCTTGGCGATGTTGTGCGCCACATCGTAGACGATGTGCATGCCCAGTTCTTCGGCCGACTTGCCGAAGACGGCGGCGAAGGCCTCGCGGATCTGGTGCGTAATAACTTGACGGTTGGCGAAGGCGCTGTTCGCCGCGCAGTTCATGGCGGCGAAATAATCCTGGCCTTCGGGCGACCGGAACGGGGCGCAGGCCAGTTGCTGATCTTTCACGGTGATGCCGTAGCGGCGCATGGCCTTTTCGAACACTTTCAGGTAATCGCTCGCGACCTGATGGCCGAACCCGCGCGATCCGCAGTGGACCATCACCACAATCTGGTCGTGACCGGTGATGCCCAGCGCCGCGGCGACCTGCGGATCGAAGATCCGGTCGCTGGACACGACCTGCACTTCCAGATAATGGTTGCCGGACCCCAA from Nitrospirota bacterium includes:
- a CDS encoding DUF6531 domain-containing protein — translated: MNLSSKLVAALTALLMAVILVSPGSAAQSPTVTSLAPTTRTITQGGTSTFTVTINAIQPTETVIAITSSAPDVAFVPSQVMIPAGRTTALLPVTANTPGTAQIVAGLNGTSVTSSVTVTPAQPKVVSLLPPVTPVLLGASTTLTVTLSAAQPMDTVVTIAGAPSELVAGPPSVVVPAGQISAPVTIAAAGLGTAMVRASLNDSVAEAIIRIVAPAPSLSGLQPALLNLTSGASSQITATLNAVQATDITVALTVDKSTVLEAPAILLIPAGYLHAVFSVTGRAAGSAIVTATVGESSRKVTIQVIPPPPVVVSLVPNPFMLQQGATGSVTVTLNAAQPVETVITLTNTAPALLQVPRSATVPAGRTSAEFPVTGLASGEAVISAAATGAAVSATVQVLRPGPKVVALTPMAVTLPNGTPGVLRVTVSPAPSEPTAVALMSSTPTVAEVPMTVTIPAGALGADVPLATRRPGEATITATLNGGTAGALVTVTAAELMGLALSPPGLTVAVDESRAFQATGTFTDGTTQDVTAQAIWRSSEPTVATLSSGGVATGMAPGTAAMTATVGSLTARATVTVTAQRGRLSLSPAAATVGIGQSLALTVSLAAPGTEAVTVTLTPSGTGSLTVAPSVVVLAVGQTSAPVNVTGTGAGTVTLTASAPGRLPANSTITIGTAPGLPAGAPGRPLTGRVLSATDAKPLAGVRLTLAGQSTTTDVHGQFVFSGPPSGYQLVKIDHASLDAHRKRFKDGSLGGLMHADPVLVNISSEKLNALPDPIWVVQTHATLHPIVPGRKTDIRPAHIPGLTLSIQDGTTIRSEDGQTNSGVAITPLPPDRVPRLPESAAPRTVYLVSFERHGGGIPSKPVPMIAPNEAGADPGTRMQFWYYDKSPSPDPASHQWKLAGYGTVSPDGRSIIPDPGVGQPRFCYAYWTHYAATNITQKCPQDGQNCTAADPVDVTSGVFTLEKTDMVLPGVLPVHITRTYRSKAEGIGPFGQGASFNYDLYLTLVGSALRLQMPDMNRYLFSQEADGKYRNTSYPIFKGAAITRLGSTDELRWRDGTVYVFNTWGYLIEIRDRYNNKIEIIRDGSTSRIQQIKEPSGRALTFAYTTVKRGFSTFDVIASITDPLGRSVHYVYYVASNGRLSRVIDPAGGFTTYTYGEYSQQYYWNEGMLTITDARGITYLRNEYDTSGRVVKQTLADGGVYQFAYTTAG
- a CDS encoding LuxR C-terminal-related transcriptional regulator, whose product is MLSNDGRVRIESVEPLNALTDVRSNLGVLLFTLSLRLMYMNDEARHLTRRLPHSPIATGLIPAIVLDLCDDLSRALRAGAQSGEWQAVQLRRVVDPLADPVLLTGFGLPNPAHSAPGWLLVLMELLPRPANPSPTTACPVLCLTDRERDVVEGLADGLTNKEIATRLQVSPGTVKAHLKRIMHKAGTSTRTGLLAKVWTSLTPLERISRGRIGPST
- a CDS encoding retropepsin-like aspartic protease; the encoded protein is MRCTGGATGGLLSRFSDDQRRPLRLFSAAWGLFGVLFCTSDLPVALAAVYLCVDAAGQQVLTDRPGQLSGCEAMPVDPALHAGPSALATPPPSSVPRTVIPNDVGSVTEATTALETTGRVITIPVEHMGAVLIVATQLNRSRPARLILDTGASYTILSRAVALDLGLFSDAHTATVTLNTVGGPVQADVVRVESIRVAEAEVRNSLAAIYDLPDAPEGVEGLLGLSFLRQFEVTLDAVQGQLRLGARRQGVTPRINEGREEIGP
- a CDS encoding PilZ domain-containing protein, whose translation is MEQRQCPRFPVRFRSSFTSANVVGGEGSLIDLSIRGCRVDSSVTVMTGTTLELRIHAIEHEPPIAVDQAIVRWSRNHQFGVEFMSLQPDEWARLQHIVKELAQEPYVKRAAENASSA
- a CDS encoding RtcB family protein is translated as MKLNTDMTVNRVADEIWEIPPSEKPGMLVPARIYATERILETMDRGVFDQVTNVACLPGIRRYALCMPDGHWGYGFPIGGVAAFDTSEGVISPGGVGYDVNCGMRLIRTDLTLTDVQPRLEPLMTELFRKVPAGVGSSGFVRLGRREFEDVMRKGARWCVEKGYGWHEDLARIEEGGCIAGADPSKVSDHAVERGINQLGTLGSGNHYLEVQVVSSDRIFDPQVAAALGITGHDQIVVMVHCGSRGFGHQVASDYLKVFEKAMRRYGITVKDQQLACAPFRSPEGQDYFAAMNCAANSAFANRQVITHQIREAFAAVFGKSAEELGMHIVYDVAHNIAKVERYPEGELVVHRKGSTRAFGPGRPELPEMYRATGQPVICGGSMETGSYLLVGTERAMQETFGSTMHGSGRTMSRAQAKKSVRGEQLQRDMKQRGILVKAVSMSGLAEEAGFAYKNISDVVETVDRAGITKKVAELRPIGNIKG